In one Streptomyces sp. T12 genomic region, the following are encoded:
- a CDS encoding TerD family protein, whose protein sequence is MGVSLSKGGNVSLSKEAPGLTAVIVGLGWDVRTTTGTDFDLDASALLLNPEGKVGSDANFVFFNNLKSADGSVEHTGDNLTGEGEGDDEQIKVNLAGVPADVEKIVFPVSIYDAENRQQSFGQVRNAFIRVVNQAGGAEIARYDLSEDASTETAMVFGELYRHGAEWKFRAIGQGYASGLRGIAQDFGVNV, encoded by the coding sequence GTGGGAGTCAGCCTCAGCAAGGGCGGCAACGTATCACTGAGCAAGGAGGCTCCGGGCCTCACTGCGGTCATCGTCGGTCTGGGGTGGGACGTCCGCACCACGACCGGCACCGACTTCGACCTGGACGCCAGCGCGCTGCTGCTGAACCCGGAGGGCAAGGTCGGCAGCGACGCGAACTTCGTCTTCTTCAACAACCTCAAGAGCGCCGACGGCTCCGTCGAGCACACCGGCGACAACCTCACCGGTGAGGGCGAGGGCGACGACGAGCAGATCAAGGTCAACCTCGCGGGCGTCCCGGCGGACGTCGAGAAGATCGTCTTCCCGGTCTCGATCTACGACGCCGAGAACCGCCAGCAGTCCTTCGGCCAGGTGCGCAACGCGTTCATCCGCGTCGTCAACCAGGCCGGCGGCGCCGAGATCGCGCGCTACGACCTCAGCGAGGACGCGTCCACCGAGACCGCGATGGTCTTCGGCGAGCTGTACCGGCACGGTGCGGAGTGGAAGTTCCGCGCCATCGGCCAGGGCTACGCCTCGGGCCTGCGCGGCATCGCGCAGGACTTCGGTGTGAACGTCTGA
- a CDS encoding DUF3052 domain-containing protein, translated as MSATADHAEERTLAERLGFQPEQVVQEIGYDDDVDQELREAIESVTGTELVDEDYDDVADAAVLWFRDEDGDLTDALVDATTYIEEGGAILLLTPKTGRDGYVEPSDISEAATTAGLSASKSVSVGKDWSGSRLVTPKAAKTKK; from the coding sequence GTGAGCGCGACCGCGGACCACGCGGAGGAGCGGACCCTTGCCGAGAGGCTGGGGTTCCAGCCCGAGCAGGTGGTCCAGGAGATCGGCTACGACGACGACGTAGACCAGGAACTCCGCGAGGCCATTGAGTCAGTCACCGGCACAGAGCTCGTGGACGAGGACTACGACGACGTTGCCGATGCCGCGGTGCTGTGGTTCCGCGACGAGGACGGCGACCTGACGGATGCGCTGGTGGACGCCACCACGTACATCGAAGAGGGCGGCGCGATCCTGCTGCTGACGCCGAAGACCGGCCGTGACGGCTACGTTGAGCCCAGCGACATCTCTGAAGCCGCGACCACGGCGGGGCTGTCGGCGTCCAAGAGCGTCAGCGTCGGCAAGGACTGGAGCGGCAGCCGGCTGGTGACGCCCAAGGCCGCGAAGACCAAGAAGTAG
- a CDS encoding TerD family protein, which produces MGVTLAKGGNVSLSKAAPNLTQVMIGLGWDARSTTGAPFDLDASALMCTGGRVMGDEWFVFYNQLKSPDGSVEHTGDNLTGEGDGDDESLLIDLSKVPAQCDKIVFPVSIHMADERGQTFGQVSNAFIRVVNQADGQELARYDLSEDASTETAMIFGEVYRHQGEWKFRAVGQGYASGLRGIALDFGVNVS; this is translated from the coding sequence ATGGGCGTCACGCTCGCCAAGGGAGGAAATGTCTCCCTGTCCAAGGCCGCACCGAACCTCACTCAGGTGATGATCGGGCTCGGCTGGGACGCGCGCTCCACCACCGGAGCCCCCTTCGACCTCGACGCCAGCGCCCTGATGTGCACCGGCGGACGGGTCATGGGCGATGAGTGGTTCGTCTTCTACAACCAGCTCAAGAGTCCGGACGGCTCGGTGGAGCACACCGGGGACAACCTCACCGGCGAGGGTGACGGCGACGACGAGTCGCTCCTGATCGACCTCTCCAAGGTGCCGGCCCAGTGCGACAAGATCGTCTTCCCGGTCTCCATCCACATGGCCGACGAGCGCGGCCAGACCTTCGGCCAGGTCAGCAACGCCTTCATCCGCGTCGTGAACCAGGCCGACGGCCAGGAGCTCGCCCGCTACGACCTGAGCGAGGACGCCTCCACCGAGACCGCCATGATCTTCGGCGAGGTGTACCGCCACCAGGGAGAGTGGAAGTTCCGGGCGGTGGGACAGGGGTACGCGTCGGGCCTGCGCGGCATCGCGCTGGACTTCGGGGTCAACGTCTCATAA
- a CDS encoding peroxiredoxin, which yields MAIQVGDKAPDFELKDNHGATVKLSDFRGSKNVVLLFYPFAFTGVCTGELCEVRDNLPQFSDRDTQVLAVSNDSIHTLRVFAEQEGLEYPLLSDFWPHGEVSRAYGVFAEDKGCAVRGTFVIDKEGVVRWTVVNALPDARDLSEYVKALDTL from the coding sequence ATGGCGATCCAGGTCGGCGACAAGGCCCCCGACTTCGAGCTCAAGGACAACCACGGCGCCACCGTGAAGCTCTCCGACTTCCGTGGCTCCAAGAACGTCGTCCTGCTCTTCTACCCCTTCGCCTTCACCGGTGTGTGCACCGGTGAGCTGTGCGAGGTGCGCGACAACCTGCCGCAATTCTCCGACCGCGACACCCAGGTGCTCGCCGTCTCCAACGACTCCATCCACACTCTGCGCGTCTTCGCCGAGCAGGAGGGCCTGGAGTACCCGCTGCTCAGCGACTTCTGGCCGCACGGCGAGGTCAGCCGCGCCTACGGCGTCTTCGCCGAGGACAAGGGCTGCGCGGTGCGCGGCACCTTCGTCATCGACAAGGAGGGCGTCGTGCGCTGGACGGTCGTCAACGCGCTGCCGGACGCCCGTGACCTCAGCGAGTACGTCAAGGCACTCGACACTCTCTGA